A window of Belonocnema kinseyi isolate 2016_QV_RU_SX_M_011 chromosome 9, B_treatae_v1, whole genome shotgun sequence contains these coding sequences:
- the LOC117180882 gene encoding nuclear pore complex protein Nup98-Nup96-like translates to MFGQTGFGASATPVFGGNTSLFNTKPAGTTPGGLFGNTGTGSAFGQPATTQSSFGAFGNTNTNANLFGAQPTASTNLFGTTTVTPAFGQANKPAGFGFGAPANTGLFGQTQQTPQQTTPFGQANKPAGFGFGGSTNTSLFGQPQQATQQTTPFGQTNTSANTSLFGSTPGFGATNNAAGMTGTYVKFAPVTGTDSMMKNGVTQSISTRHHCITCMKEYEGKSLEELRLEDYNAGRKGGAQGQTTTGLFGAAPQASPFGSAAPGANPATSTFGSIGGGFGVTSQPGGTGLFNKPITGFGAPATTTSSFAFNSTPSTNLFGASTQAKPFGAAAPAPLFSTTSTAPTATGFGTNQTAGFGAFGAAQPNQSIGLFNQNKSAFTLPASSASTGFGGFGQTTTTNTGTNLFGAKPAGTTGFGTTSAFGGTPAPAFGTNIGFGATPNTNTSLFNNSFKPAGQTTGFSFGNTGATTALGANPGLNLGGGTSLFNQQKPGGLFGSTGAATGFNNTGAFGASTGFGTGGSALSSFGTNLMGGMGTNQVQPNANSVPVHQQILALVSAPFGDSPLLKNLLPASGKTEELLKPMNPTNRSLNSPQYKVTPNNNSPKIKARVVTSGHMSKKSLFEGLEEEDPALLEAFQPRPNAKRLVLRPKTVTSISPSSPRENTNLNTSNLDNRELTSPKNEEPRTELSSPRTEVTNKENEIQETNRRLSSDRRSSTSWLKSTIPRKKTTDEDFDGQQSPFRGSDVPSEGLDNTVVELRPNIGPQKQFLSLFAQSNSFNSSLNPDKSTSDSIIERDSDSGQDLDETPISPLQSAHVPRLSKVKLQRVGYYTIPSLEKLDDYVCGETCVVPNFTVGRKGYGNVYFPDSFDVYGLNLDEIVHFRHKEVIIYPDDEKKPAVGQGLNRKAQVTLDRVWPHDKSRHEPITDPHRLQEMNYEVKLRQVSAKHDTRFLEYRPETGSWVFKVDHFSKYGLSDSDDEEEGNEIAANDLWNGGNNEEKQRKALLLKTKSKRKSQSEAKPEAKPDAKQTQLSELQNSINDSMNSTHLMQSEFQFDRSSDCLYNLKEDSSASARDCRFEKQSALSPTSMYARIIGTDSHKLQLMKADLFDSNGADGGDEYMFEEVPRNREKSRDFGGDKLTADYHKTVMEQIPMLRSNLTLQGSYMNDSRLQETKEVKPKQLEQVPSAKPAVLSKVLPAPVVRPKTVVLKSRTELIPFKDSIIYRLRSRCIADAGIQMGRMFKPSWGPGLTLISLSTQEQAANIPLRNSVTQLGSYISGRFLDDMTSTSIVQRLQILGGSGVEPDYLIRFKESVEGHLRVQLEHCVLGQEGDCPAVAAATGDSGIAALHAHCNLAQEFASQLESSHLGTDSQSVFESHIEADKMAKYSSDVWRLCVALWGNLPDIEKEDDKEDHKTVMVRKEALSDWLKSVVEKIVRVNLSELTSEDQIMFELLTANKLDDACALARKVVGDHCLALLMSQLGGATSVRELIKQQLALWQDTDVDGDLSIYRLKLFMIVAGEPLICSKQGTINVCESLDWKRALALHLWYLSQPTASITDALEHYEGSFNAEPSDVYAVEPRPEYFQEDYHAEISNKKPIYDLCFHLLKLYCTGNHPLEEVLNPLTHTADPLDYRLSWLTQQMLVALGYSHLSDYVAALTHANFAAQLETYDLWHWAIFVVLHLQDSGRRRSAVLDLLARHVELDESENYVKRENFLREELGIPSIWINQAKAVKACAYKRYGEAAWYLTKAEQWNKAHEVIIENLAADAIINENYDYLKSLLSPLMQEDSHNMISGWAHQGQLLWDYIEVTSEIKSLLQAPDCTGLGYKLELLQPQLTSLCSKINLFPCPTAKHRLCQAEIAKRTLQLARSLLMLQSNDNKITGRVLVHLISQLPLPEDYAQQELRPLINMCAAQVVQ, encoded by the exons atgtTTGGCCAGACAGGATTCGGTGCAAGTGCCACACCCGTATTCGGCGGCAATACCTCTCTTTTCAACACAAAACCAGCAGGCACAACGCCCGGAGGTTTATTCGGGAATACTGGAACGGGCTCAGCATTCGGCCAGCCTGCGACAACACAGTCCTCCTTCGGAGCCTTCGGCAATACTAATACAAATGCGAATCTCTTTGGAGCGCAGCCAACAGCAAGTACAAATCTTTTTGGAACAACAACCGTCACACCAGCTTTCGGCCAAGCTAATAAACCAGCCGGTTTTGGTTTTGGTGCACCCGCCAATACCGGCCTTTTCGGCCAAACTCAACAGACGCCCCAGCAAACGACGCCCTTCGGCCAAGCCAATAAACCGGCAGGATTTGGCTTTGGCGGATCCACCAACACAAGTCTCTTCGGCCAGCCGCAACAAGCTACTCAGCAAACGACGCCCTTCGGCCAAACCAATACTTCAGCGAATACAAGCCTGTTTGGATCAACGCCCGGGTTCGGAGCTACGAACAATGCAGCTGGTATGACTGGAACTTATGTCAAGTTTGCTCCAGTCACTGGCACCGATTCGATGATGAAGAATGGCGTCACCCAGAGCATTTCCACGAGGCATCATTGCATAACTTGTATGAAGGAGTACGAGGGGAAATCACTGGAGGAGCTACGTCTCGAAGATTATAATGCGGGTCGCAAAGGAGGAGCACAGG gtCAAACAACAACCGGACTGTTTGGTGCAGCACCGCAGGCCTCACCTTTTGGAAGCGCAGCCCCAGGCGCAAATCCCGCAACTTCCACTTTCGGTTCCATAGGTGGGGGATTCGGAGTCACGAGCCAACCAGGAGGTACCGGACTATTTAACAAGCCAATAACCGGCTTTGGCGCACCAGCGACCACGACCAGCTCCTTCGCTTTCAATTCTACTCCCTCGACCAATCTGTTTGGCGCGAGTACACAAGCAAAACCCTTTGGAGCAGCTGCCCCGGCTCCTCTTTTCTCCACGACGAGCACCGCACCAACCGCGACAGGATTTGGAACGAATCAAACCGCCGGCTTCGGGGCATTCGGCGCCGCCCAACCAAATCAGAGCATCGGCCTCTTCAATCAGAACAAGTCAGCCTTCACACTTCCGGCTTCGTCGGCAAGCACCGGATTCGGAGGATTTGGCCAAACCACGACAACGAACACTGGAACGAATTTATTTGGTGCTAAACCCGCGGGAACAACAGGATTTGGAACGACCtccgcttttggtggaacaccgGCTCCAGCCTTTGGTACTAATATCGGTTTCGGTGCAACTCCAAACACAAATACGTCCTTGTTCAACAATTCGTTTAAACCGGCCGGACAAACGACAGGATTCAGTTTTGGAAATACGGGAGCCACGACTGCACTTGGTGCGAATCCTGGATTGAATCTGGGTGGAGGAACTTCGCTTTTTAATCAGCAAAAACCGGGTGGCTTGTTTGGATCAACAGGTGCTGCGACAGGGTTCAATAATACTGGTGCTTTTGGTGCCTCGACTGGATTCGGTACCGGTGGAAGTGCATTGTCATCATTTGGAACTAATCTGATGGGTGGAATGGGAACGAATCAAGTTCAGCCAAATGCCAATTCTGTGCCTGTACATCAGCAAATTTTGGCTCTGGTATCAGCGCCTTTCGGCGATTCGCCACTTCTCAAAAATCTTTTGCCAGCTTCCGGCAAAACTGAGGAGCTTCTGAAACCTATGAATCCGACCAACCGATCGCTAAATAGTCCTCAGTATAAAGTTACGCCGAACAATAATTCGCCGAAAATCAAAGCGAGAGTTGTCACATCTGGTCACATGTCCAAGAAATCTTTATTTGAGGGTCTTGAAGAGGAAGATCCGGCTTTATTGGAAGCCTTTCAACCACGTCCAAATGCAAAACGATTGGTTCTCCGTCCGAAGACTGTGACCAGTATTTCTCCATCGTCGCCGCGCGAGAATACAAATCTAAATACCAGCAATCTTGATAATCGAGAGTTGACGAGTCCGAAAAATGAAGAGCCTAGAACGGAATTATCTAGCCCGAGAACTGAAGTCAcgaataaagaaaatgaaattcagGAAACGAATCGTCGCTTGTCGAGCGACCGAAGATCCTcgacttcttggttgaaatcgACCATTCCGAGAAAAAAGACGACGGACGAGGACTTTGATGGCCAACAATCGCCCTTTAGAGGTTCAGATGTTCCTTCGGAAGGTCTGGACAATACTGTCGTGGAATTGCGACCAAATATCGGACCCCAGAAACAGTTTCTCTCGCTCTTTGCCCAGAGTAATTCGTTCAATTCTTCGCTGAATCCGGACAAGAGTACTTCCGATTCGATTATTGAACGGGATTCTGATTCGGGACAGGATTTGGATGAAACTCCAATTTCTCCTCTTCAGTCTGCCCACGTTCCAAGATTGTCCAAAGTGAAATTGCAAAGAGTAGGTTATTACACGATACCGTCGCTGGAAAAACTCGATGACTACGTGTGCGGTGAGACTTGTGTCGTTCCGAATTTCACAGTTGGACGAAAGGGCTATGGCAATGTCTACTTTCCTGATTCCTTCGATGTTTACGGACTGAATTTGGATGAAATTGTCCACTTTCGGCACAAAGAGGTGATCATCTATCCAGATGACGAGAAGAAGCCGGCAGTTGGTCAAGGCTTGAATCGAAAAGCTCAGGTGACTCTAGACCGTGTCTGGCCTCATGATAAATCGCGACATGAGCCAATCACGGATCCACATCGTCTACAGGAAATGAATTACGAGGTGAAATTGAGACAAGTCTCTGCCAAGCATGATACACGTTTTCTCGAATACAGACCCGAAACTGGCTCCTGGGTTTTCAAAGTCGATCATTTCTCCAAGTATGGTTTGAGCGACTCAGACGACGAGGAAGAGGGCAATGAGATCGCGGCAAATGACTTGTGGAACGGCGGAAACAACGAAGAGAAACAGCGAAAAGCGCTATTATTGAAGACAAAATCGAAAAGAAAGTCGCAGTCGGAAGCGAAACCGGAGGCGAAACCTGATGCCAAACAGACACAACTCTCGGAATTGCAGAATTCTATAAACGACTCGATGAATTCGACACATTTGATGCAGTCGGAATTCCAGTTTGACAGATCCAGCGATTGTTTGTACAATTTGAAAGAAGATTCCTCGGCTTCAGCACGAGATTGCAGATTCGAGAAGCAATCAGCGCTCAGTCCGACATCCATGTACGCAAGAATTATCGGCACCGACAGTCACAAATTGCAACTGATGAAAGCCGATCTGTTCGACTCGAATGGAGCCGATGGCGGTGATGAATACATGTTTGAGGAGGTGCCGCGAAATCGTGAGAAAAGCCGTGATTTTGGAGGCGACAAACTTACCGCCGATTATCACAAGACCGTGATGGAACAAATTCCGATGCTGCGCTCCAATCTGACTCTACAGGGATCCTACATGAATGATTCCCGGCTGCAGGAAACGAAGGAAGTTAAACCGAAACAGTTGGAGCAAGTTCCGTCCGCGAAACCTGCAGTTTTGAGCAAAGTTCTTCCAGCTCCAGTCGTTCGACCCAAGACAGTCGTTCTTAAATCGCGAACTGAGCTGATTCCATTCAAGGATTCTATCATTTACAGACTACGTTCGAGATGTATAGCTGATGCCGGGATCCAGATGGGAAGGATGTTCAAGCCTAGTTGGGGTCCGGGATTGACTCTGATTTCGTTGAGTACGCAAGAACAGGCGGCGAACATTCCTCTGAGAAATAGTGTCACGCAACTTGGATCCTACATCTCTGGTCGCTTCCTGGATGACATGACCTCGACGAGCATTGTCCAAAGACTTCAGATTCTGGGTGGCAGTGGTGTGGAGCCCGATTATTTGATAAGATTCAAGGAGAGCGTGGAAGGACATCTCCGAGTGCAATTGGAGCACTGCGTTCTGGGCCAGGAAGGTGATTGTCCAGCCGTTGCGGCAGCAACTGGAGACTCGGGAATTGCGGCTCTGCATGCGCACTGCAATCTGGCGCAGGAATTCGCGAGTCAGTTGGAGTCGAGCCATTTGGGAACGGACAGCCAGTCGGTGTTTGAGAGTCATATCGAGGCTGATAAGATGGCCAAGTATTCGAGCGATGTTTGGCGACTGTGTGTGGCACTTTGGGGCAATCTTCCCGATATTGAGAAAGAGGATGACAAGGAGGATCATAAAACTGTGATGGTGAGAAAAGAGGCGCTCAGTGATTGGCTGAAGAGTGTCGTGGAAAAAATCGTTCGAGTCAATCTCTCCGAATTGACGTCCGAAGATCAGATCATGTTTGAACTTCTCACGGCCAATAAATTGGACGACGCTTGTGCTCTGGCAAGAAAAGTGGTGGGCGATCATTGTTTGGCCCTGCTCATGTCTCAACTGGGTGGGGCGACTTCGGTGAGAGAACTGATTAAACAACAATTGGCGCTCTGGCAGGACACTGATGTCGATGGAGATTTGTCGATTTATCGACTGAAATTGTTCATGATTGTGGCTGGAGAGCCGCTGATTTGCAGCAAACAAGGCACGATCAATGTCTGCGAAAGTCTGGATTGGAAGAGAGCTCTGGCTCTGCATCTCTGGTACTTGTCGCAGCCAACCGCCTCCATCACTGATGCCTTGGAGCATTATGAAGGGTCGTTTAATGCCGAGCCCAGTGATGTTTATGCAGTCGAGCCTCGGCCCGAGTACTTTCAAGAGGATTATCATGCAGAAATCAGCAATAAAAAGCCGATTTATGATCTGTGCTTTCATCTATTGAAACTTTATTGCACGGGCAATCACCCGCTCGAGGAGGTTTTGAATCCACTAACTCATACGGCTGATCCTCTGGATTATAGGCTCAGTTGGTTAACCCAGCAAATGCTGGTCGCTTTGGGTTATTCACATCTTTCGGATTATGTGGCTGCTCTCACTCATGCTAATTTTGCGGCTCAGTTGGAAACCTATGATTTGTGGCATTGGGCCATTTTTGTCGTGCTTCATCTGCAAGATTCGGGGAGAAGAAGAAGCGCTGTCTTGGATTTATTGGCGAGGCATGTGGAGTTGGATGAGAGTGAAAATTATGTCAAAAGGGAGAATTTCTTGAGGGAGGAACTTGGAATTCCGTCGATCTGGATCAATCAGGCCAAAGCTGTTAAGGCATGTGCctataaaag gtATGGAGAAGCAGCTTGGTATCTAACTAAAGCTGAACAGTGGAACAAAGCCCATGAAGTTATCATCGAGAACCTCGCCGCAGACGCCATCATTAACG AAAACTATGACTATCTTAAATCTCTTCTATCGCCATTAATGCAAGAAGACAGCCACAACATGATCAGTGGTTGGGCACATCAAGGTCAACTTTTGTGGGATTACATAGAGGTCACTTCTGAAATAAAATCTCTACTCCAAGCTCCAGATTGCACCGGTCTCGGTTACAAACTAGAACTTCTGCAGCCCCAATTAACGTCCCTTTGTTCGAAGATAAATCTCTTTCCATGTCCTACCGCAAAACACAG aCTCTGTCAAGCTGAGATTGCCAAGAGAACTTTGCAATTGGCAAGAAGTCTTCTGATGTTGCAATCAAATGACAATAAAATTACCGGAAGAGTGTTAGTTCACTTGATTTCGCAGCTTCCGTTGCCAGAAGATTATGCACAGCAGGAACTTCGGCCGCTAATAAATATGTGCGCCGCTCAAGTAGTGCAGTGA